In Mycobacterium sp. JS623, one genomic interval encodes:
- a CDS encoding ferredoxin, translating to MRIEWDENRCALSALCTGLAPDVFRVDEDARLAFSAEIDEAHQEAVQDAADSCPTQAISVVG from the coding sequence ATGCGCATCGAATGGGACGAAAACCGTTGTGCCCTATCGGCTTTGTGCACCGGGTTGGCGCCTGACGTCTTCCGGGTTGACGAGGACGCGCGGCTGGCGTTCAGCGCAGAGATCGACGAGGCGCATCAAGAGGCCGTTCAGGATGCCGCCGACTCCTGCCCGACACAGGCGATCAGCGTCGTCGGCTAG
- a CDS encoding TetR/AcrR family transcriptional regulator produces the protein MTAAQAGQRQGAGEEKSNFRQRLLDALEASIADDGYSRTTVADIVRRARTSRRTFYQHFDTKEACFVALLHDANAAQVRQIAAAVDPHAPWRTQVRQAIEAWISTGESRSPLMLSWFRDVPSLGEAARRLQRDATENFIEMVQALGGTDEFRAAGIAPVSRQRIIMLLGGLRELAAITVEEGGQMSDITEEAVDASVALLTPRDQTD, from the coding sequence GTGACGGCAGCTCAGGCCGGGCAGCGACAAGGCGCCGGCGAGGAGAAAAGCAACTTTCGCCAACGCCTGCTCGACGCGCTCGAAGCCTCGATCGCCGACGACGGTTACTCGCGCACGACCGTCGCCGACATCGTGCGCCGGGCGCGGACGTCGCGGCGCACCTTCTATCAGCACTTCGACACCAAGGAAGCCTGCTTCGTCGCACTGCTTCACGATGCGAATGCCGCGCAGGTTCGGCAGATCGCGGCGGCCGTCGACCCCCATGCGCCATGGCGTACCCAGGTGCGGCAGGCGATCGAGGCCTGGATCTCCACGGGCGAATCGCGGTCCCCGCTGATGCTCAGTTGGTTCCGTGACGTGCCCTCGCTGGGCGAAGCCGCGCGCCGGTTGCAGCGCGACGCGACCGAGAACTTCATCGAAATGGTGCAGGCACTCGGCGGCACCGACGAGTTCCGCGCCGCAGGCATCGCTCCCGTTTCCCGTCAACGCATCATCATGCTGCTCGGCGGCCTCCGCGAACTCGCGGCGATCACCGTCGAAGAAGGTGGTCAGATGAGCGACATCACCGAGGAAGCGGTGGACGCCTCGGTTGCGCTGCTGACGCCGCGCGATCAGACCGACTAG